The window ATCAACCGCACGCTCCAGCGTGCCGACCAGATCGAATCCTCCGAGGGCGGCGCCAAGCGCGACTGGTTCGCGCCCATCGTGGCGGACGCCGAGGCCGGCTTCGGCGGCCCGCTCAACGCCTTCGAGATCATGAAGGCCTTCATCGAGGCGGGCGCGGCCGGCGTCCATTTCGAGGACCAGCTCGCCTCGGAGAAGAAGTGCGGCCACCTCGGCGGCAAGGTGCTGATCCCCACCGCGGCCCACGAGCGCAACCTCGTCGCGGCCCGCCTCGCCGCCGACGTGATGGGAACGCCAACCCTCGTCGTGGCCCGCACCGACGCGGAAAGCGCCAAGCTCATCACCTCCGACGTCGACGAGCGCGACCGCCCCTTCATCGACGGCTCCGACCGCACGTCGGAGGGCTTCTACCGCTTTCGGAACGGCGTCGACGCCTGCATCGCCCGCGGGCTCGCCTACGCGCGCTACGCCGACCTCCTGTGGTGGGAGACGAGCCACCCCAACCTCGACGACGCGCGCCGCTTCGCCGAGGCGATTCACCGGCGGTTTCCGAACAAGCTGCTGGCCTACAACTGCTCGCCGTCCTTCAACTGGCGCGCCAAGCTCGACGAGGCGACCATCGCCAAGTTCCAGCGCGAGCTCGGCGCCATGGGATACAAGTTCCAGTTCGTCACGCTCGCGGGCTTCCACAGCCTCAACCACGGCATGTTCGAGCTGGCCAGCGGCTACCGCGACCGCGGCATGGCGGCCTATTCCGAGCTGCAACAGGCGGAGTTCGCCTCCGAGGCGGCCGGCTACACGGCGACGCGCCACCAGCGCGAGGTCGGCACCGGCTACTTCGACCGCGTGAGCCAAGCCATCACGGGCGGGCTGTCGTCCACCACCGCGATGGGCGAGTCGACCGAGTCCGACCAGTTCGAGGGCGCCGCCGAGCCGCACCTGTCCGTCGCGGCCGAGTGAGCGGCGGCGCCTGATCCCCTCCCGGACCCGGCGGCGCTCCGCCGTGTCCGATCCCTCGATCCCGAGATCCGGAGACGTGCCATGAACGCGATGCCCCAGGGCGAATTCCGCCCGCTGCCCAACACCAACGAGACCGACCACGAGCGCGCCGTGCGCCGTGTCGCCGACGCCGTGCACCGCGCCAACGAGGCGATCCTGCGCGCCGTCGACGCCGGCGTGTCGGTCGAGCTGATCCGCGTGTCGCGCTACCACGACGGCCGCGGCAACTGGGGCGACCAGATGGTCCCCACCATTCGCGAGGCCAAGAAGGAGGGCTGAGGCGGCCAGCCGGGGCGGGATAGCCCCGCTCCCCGGCGAGGAACAAACGCCGCCCGAAGCCGTCTCCCCTCGGAATCCAACCGAGGCTCGGCCGTGCCGGGCGGCGAGGACGCTCCACCGCATGGCCGACGACGCCGAGCCCGACCATCCCCAGGCGCAGGACGCCGCCGAGTGGCTCGAAGCGGACGGCCTCGGCGGCTACGCGTCCGGCGCCGTCGACGGCGTGCGGACCCGCCGCTATCACGCGCTGCTGATCGTGCCCCGGACGCCGCCGACCGGCCGGACCGTGCTGGTCAACGGCGTCGAGGCTTTCGTCGAGACCGTGGGCGGGCGCTTCGCCCTGACCTCGCAGCGCTACGCCCCCGGTGTGCTCGACCCCGATGGGGCGTCCCGCATCGCGCGCTTCGAGCGCGACCCCTGGCCGACCTGGACCACCGCGCTGCCGGACGGGACCGAGATCGCGCACGAGGTCTTCGTCGAGCCGCATTCGGGCGAGGTCGTGCTGCGCTGGCGCCGGCTGTCCGGCCCCGACGGGCGCTGCACGCTGAGCGTCCGGCCCCTGCTGACGGGCCGCGACCACGGCGACCTCCACCGCGAGAACGACGCCTTCCGCTTCGACGCCGAGGTGACGGGCGGCAATGTCACGTGGCGGCCCTACCCGGGCCTGCCGGCCGCGACCGCGTTGACCGACGGCGCCTATCGCCACGCCCCGCTGTGGCTGCGCGACGTGCTCTACACGGTGGAGCGCGAGCGCGGCCTGCCCGACACGGAGGACGTGGCCTCGCCCGGCCTGTTCACCTTCGACCTCGCCGCCAAGGCCGCCACCATGGTGCTGCGCGCCGGCGACGGCCGCATCGCGGAGGCGGCCGGCCACGCGGAGGACCTCGCGAAGGCGGAGAAGCGCCGCCGCAAGCGCCTCGGCTCGGCGCTCGCCCGCGCGGCCGCGTCCTACGCGGTGGAGCGCGGCGCCGGGCGGACGATCGTGGCCGGCTTCCCGTGGTTCACCGACTGGGGGCGCGACACCTTCATCTCCATGCGCGGGCTCCTGCTCGCCACCGGGCGGCTCGACGAGGCGCGGGCCGTGCTGCTCGGCTGGGCCGCGGCGGTCGACGGCGGCATGCTGCCGAACCGCTTCCCGGACACCGGGCAGGCGCCCGAGTTCAACGCCGTCGACGCCTCGCTGTGGTTTGTCGTGGCGGTCCACGAGACGCTCGACGCCTGCGCGGCGGCCGGCGAGCCCCTGTCGGCCGGCGACGAGGGCAGGCTCCGCGCCGCCGCCGAGGCGGTCCTCGACGGCTACGCGCGCGGCACGCGCTTCGGTATCGGCATGGACCGGGACGGCCTGATCCACGCCGGGCAGGAGGGCGTGCAGCTCACCTGGATGGACGCCATCACGGACGGGACCGTGTGGACGCCGCGCCGCGGCAAGCCCGTCGAGGTGCAGGCGCTGTGGATCAACGCCCTGGCGATCGCGGCGGCGCGGTGGTCGCGCCGCTGGGCCGAGCCGGAGGCCCGCGCGCGGGCGAGCTTCGCGCTCCGCTTCCCGAACCCCGCCGGCGGGCTCTACGACGTGGTGGACGCGGACGGCGCCCCCGGCACGGTGGATGCCAAGGTCAGGCCCAACCAGGTGTTCGCCGTGGGCGGCCTGCCGTTCCCGCTTCTGGACG is drawn from Lichenibacterium dinghuense and contains these coding sequences:
- the aceA gene encoding isocitrate lyase; this translates as MSDFARFVPQAPAGRYDGIERPYSAAEVERLRGSFPIAHTLAERGANRLWQLLRDEPYINALGAVTGNQAMQMVRAGLKAIYLSGWQVAADANTAGAMYPDQSLYPANAAPELCRRINRTLQRADQIESSEGGAKRDWFAPIVADAEAGFGGPLNAFEIMKAFIEAGAAGVHFEDQLASEKKCGHLGGKVLIPTAAHERNLVAARLAADVMGTPTLVVARTDAESAKLITSDVDERDRPFIDGSDRTSEGFYRFRNGVDACIARGLAYARYADLLWWETSHPNLDDARRFAEAIHRRFPNKLLAYNCSPSFNWRAKLDEATIAKFQRELGAMGYKFQFVTLAGFHSLNHGMFELASGYRDRGMAAYSELQQAEFASEAAGYTATRHQREVGTGYFDRVSQAITGGLSSTTAMGESTESDQFEGAAEPHLSVAAE
- a CDS encoding amylo-alpha-1,6-glucosidase, translating into MADDAEPDHPQAQDAAEWLEADGLGGYASGAVDGVRTRRYHALLIVPRTPPTGRTVLVNGVEAFVETVGGRFALTSQRYAPGVLDPDGASRIARFERDPWPTWTTALPDGTEIAHEVFVEPHSGEVVLRWRRLSGPDGRCTLSVRPLLTGRDHGDLHRENDAFRFDAEVTGGNVTWRPYPGLPAATALTDGAYRHAPLWLRDVLYTVERERGLPDTEDVASPGLFTFDLAAKAATMVLRAGDGRIAEAAGHAEDLAKAEKRRRKRLGSALARAAASYAVERGAGRTIVAGFPWFTDWGRDTFISMRGLLLATGRLDEARAVLLGWAAAVDGGMLPNRFPDTGQAPEFNAVDASLWFVVAVHETLDACAAAGEPLSAGDEGRLRAAAEAVLDGYARGTRFGIGMDRDGLIHAGQEGVQLTWMDAITDGTVWTPRRGKPVEVQALWINALAIAAARWSRRWAEPEARARASFALRFPNPAGGLYDVVDADGAPGTVDAKVRPNQVFAVGGLPFPLLDGEAARGVVDLVEARLWTPLGLRTLAPDDPDYIPRYRGDLRRRDAAYHQGTAWPWLLGPFVDAWLSVRGRGGKAKRKAAARFLQPLTDHLDRNGLGHVSEVVDGDAPHHAGGCPWQAWSLGETIRIHRMLDLTI